In a genomic window of Streptomyces sp. NBC_01231:
- a CDS encoding LPXTG cell wall anchor domain-containing protein produces the protein MKLRRAMVAAAATAVIAPLTLLSAPAAFATGETPTTSTSSPAAEDTTPADDQSTPAAEDSTPAADDSTPADDQTTPAAEDSPPAADDSTPADDASTPAGDASTPAGDQSSPVSSPSPSVSVSTPADDPELCTDEDGGSTAELSADLHSGLSGLPETIVAGSGWTGFSFNVSNRGDDEIKDIKPLIGVAAIGWNDEKDYSGKITVQVFDKSSHTWQTVANAAGEGGTFPAFSLDAGGSVSYQLRLSVSGKVPDSLGLTGGFAEYADDEGCWIADDPNGWLYFFNILAAGSDAGDPNDAKPQGGKTDLTDVSQVSATGSLAETGSSSALPVIGLVGGVAIVAGAGAVFVVRRRKAGVEA, from the coding sequence ATGAAGCTTCGTCGTGCCATGGTGGCAGCGGCGGCAACCGCCGTCATAGCCCCGCTCACCCTGCTCTCCGCTCCGGCCGCGTTCGCGACGGGCGAGACGCCGACCACGTCGACGAGCAGCCCGGCGGCGGAGGACACCACGCCCGCCGACGACCAGAGCACCCCCGCCGCCGAGGACAGCACCCCGGCCGCGGACGACAGCACGCCCGCCGACGACCAGACCACCCCGGCGGCCGAGGACAGCCCGCCCGCGGCCGACGACAGCACGCCCGCCGACGACGCGAGCACGCCCGCCGGCGACGCGAGCACCCCGGCCGGCGACCAGAGCTCCCCGGTCTCCTCCCCGTCGCCGAGCGTCAGCGTGAGCACGCCCGCCGACGACCCCGAGCTCTGCACCGACGAGGACGGCGGCAGCACCGCCGAACTCAGCGCCGACCTGCACAGCGGCCTGTCGGGGCTGCCCGAGACGATCGTCGCCGGCAGCGGCTGGACCGGGTTCTCGTTCAACGTGTCCAACCGCGGTGACGACGAGATCAAGGACATCAAGCCGCTGATCGGCGTCGCCGCGATCGGCTGGAACGACGAGAAGGACTACTCGGGCAAGATCACGGTCCAGGTCTTCGACAAGTCCTCCCACACCTGGCAGACCGTCGCGAACGCGGCCGGCGAGGGCGGCACGTTCCCCGCGTTCTCGCTCGACGCCGGCGGATCGGTCTCGTACCAGCTGCGGCTGAGCGTCAGCGGCAAGGTGCCGGACTCGCTCGGTCTGACCGGTGGCTTCGCCGAGTACGCGGACGACGAGGGCTGCTGGATCGCCGACGACCCGAACGGCTGGCTGTACTTCTTCAACATCCTCGCCGCGGGCTCCGACGCCGGTGACCCGAACGACGCCAAGCCGCAGGGCGGCAAGACGGACCTGACCGATGTCAGCCAGGTCTCCGCCACCGGCTCGCTCGCCGAGACCGGTTCGAGCTCGGCGCTGCCGGTGATCGGCCTCGTGGGCGGGGTCGCGATCGTCGCCGGTGCGGGTGCGGTGTTCGTGGTGCGTCGCCGGAAGGCCGGGGTCGAGGCGTAA
- a CDS encoding chorismate mutase, translating into MTATTAEKTGAHTPEAADVITGARERIDALDDRIIGLIQERMAVSAVVQEARITSGGRRVNLSREMDILNHYSEALGRPGTSLAMTLLELCRGRI; encoded by the coding sequence ATGACCGCCACCACTGCCGAGAAGACCGGCGCCCACACCCCCGAGGCCGCCGATGTGATCACCGGTGCCCGCGAACGCATCGACGCCCTGGACGACCGGATCATCGGTCTGATCCAGGAACGGATGGCCGTGTCCGCGGTCGTCCAGGAGGCCCGGATCACCTCCGGCGGCCGACGGGTGAACCTCTCCCGCGAGATGGACATCCTCAACCACTACAGCGAGGCGCTGGGCAGGCCGGGCACCTCTCTCGCCATGACCCTCCTCGAACTGTGCCGGGGTCGCATCTGA
- the guaA gene encoding glutamine-hydrolyzing GMP synthase, which translates to MSSATPAPDTVLVVDFGAQYAQLIARRVREARVYSEIVPSTMPVAQMLAKNPAAIILSGGPSSVYAESAPRLDRELFEAGVPVFGMCYGFQLMATVLGGTVDNTGAREYGRTPLHVSKSGSTLFEGTPDEQSVWMSHGDACSAAPEGFTVTASTDVVPVAAFENDEKKLYGVQYHPEVMHSTHGQQVLEHFLYRGAGLTPNWTTGNVIEEQVAAIREQVGDKRAICGLSGGVDSAVAAALVQKAIGAQLTCVYVDHGLMRKGETEQVEKDFVSATGVQLKVVDAEERFLTALKGVSDPEEKRKIIGREFIRVFEQAQAEIIADEGPEVAFLVQGTLYPDVVESGGGTGTANIKSHHNVGGLPEDLEFQLVEPLRQLFKDEVRMVGQELGLPDEIVQRQPFPGPGLGIRIVGEVTKERLDLLRDADAIAREELTAAGLDRDIWQCPVVLLAEVRSVGVQGDGRTYGHPIVLRPVSSEDAMTADWSRLPYDVLARISTRITNEVADVNRVVLDVTSKPPGTIEWE; encoded by the coding sequence GTGTCATCAGCGACCCCCGCCCCCGACACCGTCCTGGTCGTCGACTTCGGCGCGCAGTACGCCCAGCTCATCGCCCGTCGTGTCCGCGAGGCCCGGGTCTACAGCGAGATCGTGCCGAGCACCATGCCGGTCGCTCAGATGCTCGCCAAGAATCCGGCGGCGATCATCCTCTCCGGCGGCCCCTCGTCGGTGTACGCGGAGAGCGCCCCCCGCCTCGACCGCGAGCTCTTCGAGGCCGGCGTCCCCGTCTTCGGCATGTGCTACGGCTTCCAGCTGATGGCGACGGTCCTCGGCGGCACCGTCGACAACACCGGCGCCCGTGAGTACGGCCGTACGCCGCTGCACGTCAGCAAGTCCGGCTCGACCCTCTTCGAGGGCACCCCGGACGAGCAGTCGGTGTGGATGTCCCACGGCGACGCGTGCAGCGCGGCCCCCGAGGGCTTCACGGTCACCGCGTCCACGGACGTCGTCCCGGTCGCCGCCTTCGAGAACGACGAGAAGAAGCTGTACGGCGTCCAGTACCACCCGGAGGTCATGCACTCGACGCACGGCCAGCAGGTGCTGGAGCACTTCCTGTACCGGGGCGCGGGCCTGACCCCGAACTGGACCACGGGCAACGTGATCGAGGAGCAGGTCGCCGCGATCCGTGAGCAGGTCGGCGACAAGCGCGCGATCTGCGGTCTGTCCGGCGGTGTGGACTCCGCGGTCGCCGCCGCCCTCGTCCAGAAGGCCATTGGTGCCCAGCTGACCTGCGTGTACGTCGACCACGGCCTGATGCGCAAGGGCGAGACCGAGCAGGTCGAGAAGGACTTCGTGTCCGCGACCGGCGTCCAGCTGAAGGTCGTCGACGCGGAGGAGCGGTTCCTCACCGCGCTCAAGGGGGTCAGTGACCCCGAGGAGAAGCGGAAGATCATCGGCCGGGAGTTCATCCGGGTCTTCGAGCAGGCGCAGGCGGAGATCATCGCGGACGAGGGTCCCGAGGTCGCCTTCCTGGTGCAGGGCACGCTCTACCCGGACGTGGTCGAGTCCGGCGGCGGCACCGGCACCGCCAACATCAAGTCCCACCACAACGTGGGCGGACTGCCCGAGGACCTCGAGTTCCAGCTGGTCGAGCCGCTGCGCCAGCTGTTCAAGGACGAGGTCCGGATGGTCGGCCAGGAGCTCGGCCTGCCGGACGAGATCGTCCAGCGTCAGCCGTTCCCCGGCCCCGGCCTGGGCATCCGTATCGTCGGTGAGGTCACCAAGGAACGCCTCGACCTGCTCCGTGACGCCGACGCCATCGCCCGCGAGGAGCTCACCGCGGCGGGCCTGGACCGGGACATCTGGCAGTGCCCGGTGGTCCTGCTCGCGGAGGTCCGCAGCGTCGGGGTCCAGGGCGACGGCCGCACCTACGGCCACCCGATCGTCCTGCGCCCGGTGTCCTCCGAGGACGCGATGACCGCCGACTGGTCGCGGCTGCCGTACGACGTGCTCGCGAGGATCTCGACCCGGATCACCAACGAGGTCGCGGACGTCAACCGGGTGGTCCTCGACGTGACGTCGAAGCCGCCGGGCACCATCGAGTGGGAGTGA
- a CDS encoding pyridoxamine 5'-phosphate oxidase family protein: MDAVTNWAAFSSAEPDLARTVEDRFAAFTHHTLATLRRDGSPRTTGLEVRFLRGELWLGMMPNSLKALDLRRDPRFALQTNPGEGTGMGGGDVRISGRAIEVRDPEERAGYIEEVEPPQPFHLFRTELTEVVRTSVEDDTYLVVEVWLPGEPVRTLRRT; the protein is encoded by the coding sequence ATGGACGCCGTGACGAACTGGGCAGCTTTCTCTTCCGCGGAACCCGATCTCGCCAGGACGGTCGAGGATCGCTTCGCCGCCTTCACGCACCACACCCTCGCGACCCTGCGCCGGGACGGCTCACCACGCACCACCGGTCTGGAGGTGCGCTTTCTGCGCGGTGAGTTGTGGCTGGGCATGATGCCGAACTCTCTCAAGGCCCTCGACCTGCGCCGCGATCCGCGTTTCGCGCTCCAGACGAACCCCGGGGAAGGCACCGGCATGGGCGGCGGCGATGTCCGGATCAGCGGTCGGGCCATCGAGGTGCGGGACCCGGAGGAGAGGGCGGGGTACATCGAAGAGGTGGAACCGCCGCAGCCGTTCCACCTCTTCCGCACCGAGCTGACGGAGGTCGTACGGACCTCCGTCGAGGACGACACGTATCTGGTCGTCGAGGTCTGGCTCCCTGGAGAGCCGGTACGGACCCTCAGGCGGACCTGA
- a CDS encoding class II aldolase/adducin family protein, with translation MHGTPEAGPTPPTPLPTDRLRFAMPPMHESLDDERRHRKERLAGALRVFGRLGFEDGVSGHITARDPEYSDCFWVNPFGMPFKHVTVSDLVLANSDGQVIQGSYHVNQAAFTVHAQVHAARPDVVAVAHCHSVHGRALSALGDLLDPITQESCAFYEDHALYDAYTGVAVDADEGRRIAGALGSRKALVLRNHGLLTVGDSVDAAAWWFLSLERSCQVQLTAKAAGRPILIDHKMAVATREQLGGDLVAWINYQPTWQDISRSEPDLLS, from the coding sequence ATGCACGGGACGCCCGAAGCCGGGCCCACACCGCCGACGCCGCTGCCGACCGACCGGCTGCGGTTCGCGATGCCGCCGATGCACGAATCGCTGGACGACGAGCGGAGGCATCGAAAGGAGCGGCTCGCGGGCGCGCTGCGGGTCTTCGGACGACTCGGCTTCGAGGACGGGGTCTCCGGACACATCACCGCCCGTGACCCGGAGTACAGCGACTGCTTCTGGGTCAACCCGTTCGGAATGCCGTTCAAGCACGTCACCGTGAGTGACCTGGTGCTCGCCAACTCCGACGGGCAGGTGATCCAGGGCAGCTACCACGTCAACCAGGCCGCGTTCACCGTGCACGCCCAGGTGCACGCCGCCCGCCCCGACGTCGTCGCCGTCGCCCACTGCCACTCGGTGCACGGCCGGGCGCTGTCCGCGCTGGGCGACCTCCTGGACCCCATCACCCAGGAGAGCTGCGCCTTCTACGAGGACCACGCCCTGTACGACGCCTACACGGGGGTCGCCGTCGACGCCGACGAGGGCCGCCGTATCGCGGGCGCCCTCGGCTCCCGCAAGGCGCTCGTGCTGCGCAACCACGGCCTGCTGACGGTCGGCGACTCGGTGGACGCGGCGGCCTGGTGGTTCCTGTCCCTGGAACGGTCCTGTCAGGTCCAGCTGACGGCGAAGGCGGCCGGACGGCCCATCCTGATCGACCACAAGATGGCCGTCGCCACCCGGGAGCAGTTGGGCGGGGACCTGGTGGCGTGGATCAACTACCAGCCGACGTGGCAGGACATCAGCAGGAGCGAACCCGACCTGCTGTCGTGA
- a CDS encoding DUF4429 domain-containing protein: MAEIIQRDGTWAFDGSTVRITPGLHRSVPLFRQTYGEIAVPVEAIAGVVFDPERKRGRLRMRLREGADPLLQATGGRLPDPADPYRLLVDVDRAGVAEYVAEEIRHSLLLDQIPHEPAKTYLLPGPPVPASVRSSDGTVSFDGTQVRIDWSDTSDRVKRATGPRIIGIEDVVQVEWLPNSGYEDGFLRFATRETASSKLPPEKDPYALDLWGSARRDLLTAIVAAAVTARLPHPSTRPGVEDDGRRAALPRPTAGERPPADHHDVLLRRLRELGELHRDGVLTDEEFAMTKAAVLRGF; the protein is encoded by the coding sequence ATGGCCGAGATCATCCAGCGCGACGGGACCTGGGCCTTCGACGGCAGCACGGTCCGGATCACGCCGGGTCTGCACCGCTCCGTGCCGCTGTTCCGGCAGACGTACGGGGAGATCGCCGTACCTGTGGAGGCCATCGCGGGCGTCGTCTTCGACCCCGAACGCAAGCGTGGACGGCTGCGTATGCGGCTGCGTGAGGGAGCCGACCCGCTGCTCCAGGCGACCGGCGGACGGCTGCCCGATCCGGCCGACCCGTACCGGCTGCTGGTGGACGTCGACCGGGCCGGCGTCGCCGAGTACGTGGCGGAGGAGATCCGCCACTCCCTCCTGCTGGACCAGATCCCGCACGAGCCGGCCAAGACCTACCTCCTGCCCGGGCCGCCGGTCCCGGCCTCGGTGCGCTCCTCGGACGGCACGGTCTCCTTCGACGGCACCCAGGTGCGGATCGACTGGTCCGACACCTCCGACCGGGTCAAGCGGGCCACCGGTCCGCGGATCATCGGCATCGAGGACGTCGTCCAGGTCGAGTGGCTGCCCAACTCCGGTTACGAGGACGGCTTTCTGCGCTTCGCGACCCGCGAGACCGCGTCCTCCAAGCTGCCGCCCGAGAAGGACCCGTACGCCCTGGACCTGTGGGGCAGCGCCCGCCGTGACCTGCTCACGGCGATCGTCGCCGCCGCCGTCACGGCCAGGCTGCCGCACCCCTCCACCCGCCCCGGCGTCGAGGACGACGGGCGCCGCGCCGCGCTGCCCCGGCCCACGGCGGGCGAGCGGCCCCCGGCCGACCATCACGACGTACTCCTGCGACGGCTGCGGGAGTTGGGCGAGCTGCACCGGGACGGAGTGCTCACGGACGAGGAGTTCGCGATGACGAAGGCGGCGGTGCTGCGCGGGTTCTGA
- a CDS encoding DoxX family protein yields MTHSMRTDTHSPYLDGGGDWHDTATRYALLPLRIFLGVTFVYAGLDKLTDSAFLKDSGSGSIGDLMRTVRDSSAIPALVDLALKNPVGFGYAIAFGEIAVGLGVLVGLLTRLAAFGGALISLSLWLTVSWGSDPYYYGNDLAYLMAWIPLVLAGASVLSLDSALRSRRRQRSGAYR; encoded by the coding sequence ATGACTCACAGCATGCGCACGGACACGCACTCCCCTTATCTCGACGGCGGCGGCGACTGGCATGACACCGCCACCCGTTACGCCCTGCTCCCGCTCCGGATCTTCCTCGGCGTCACCTTCGTCTACGCCGGACTGGACAAACTCACCGACAGCGCCTTCCTGAAGGACTCCGGCTCCGGTTCCATCGGCGATCTGATGCGTACCGTCCGCGACTCCTCCGCCATCCCGGCCCTGGTCGACCTGGCCCTGAAGAACCCCGTCGGCTTCGGCTACGCCATCGCGTTCGGCGAGATCGCCGTCGGCCTCGGCGTCCTGGTCGGGCTGCTCACCCGGCTGGCCGCGTTCGGGGGCGCGCTGATCTCGCTCAGCCTGTGGCTGACCGTGAGCTGGGGCTCCGACCCGTACTACTACGGCAACGATCTCGCCTACCTGATGGCCTGGATCCCCCTGGTGCTGGCCGGCGCCTCGGTCCTGTCCCTGGACTCGGCCCTGCGCTCCCGACGACGACAGCGGTCCGGGGCCTACCGGTAG
- a CDS encoding PspC domain-containing protein: MTEHQHAADSVHDAGAGSDAGTGSDAGAGPDAGLSSSSDSGAPDLPRKFRRDRRHKMLAGVCAGLGRQCDMDPVIFRITLAVLSATGGIGLLFYGFVWLFVPFEDEDENEVRKLLTGRVDGQALTAVLFALVGCGVFLTLLNNGSVLTFAVILSLLLAGAGYWSRHRGTPDTDPLAAQAVADAPPEAQAPPVPAAYPSWWRDPIVKDGTHVGGTGYLWGPKDSRERDIAAAVNISLGTTWADRQDIRTPPTRSPQRRGPRGIGGRVFVLALLAGVLGTGTTWEDQALGTSLQNGLAYALAVLGVGIAISAFRGRTGAGSIFVAIITAGLLAGSATLPKNIDTHWMRTTWRPAAEADLQRKYSLGTGVGTLDLTRLRLAGGQTLLESEVEVGVGRVRVIVPPNVTVKLQIDVGVGDIQLPGDKEKDVDVAPGRYKQLTLAPDPGDRNTGTIDLDLQVGVGQAEVSRAAS, translated from the coding sequence ATGACAGAGCACCAGCACGCCGCGGACTCCGTGCACGACGCGGGCGCGGGGTCCGACGCGGGCACCGGGTCCGACGCGGGCGCGGGGCCCGACGCGGGCCTCAGCTCCTCCAGCGACTCCGGCGCCCCCGATCTCCCCCGCAAGTTCCGGCGCGACCGGCGGCACAAGATGCTCGCCGGGGTGTGCGCGGGGCTCGGGCGGCAGTGCGACATGGACCCGGTGATCTTCCGGATCACCCTCGCGGTGCTCTCCGCGACCGGCGGCATCGGCCTCCTCTTCTACGGCTTCGTGTGGCTCTTCGTCCCGTTCGAGGACGAGGACGAGAACGAGGTCCGCAAACTCCTCACCGGCCGCGTCGACGGCCAGGCACTGACGGCCGTACTGTTCGCGCTGGTCGGGTGCGGGGTGTTCCTGACACTGCTGAACAACGGCAGCGTGCTGACCTTCGCCGTCATCCTCTCGCTGCTCCTCGCCGGTGCCGGCTACTGGTCACGGCATCGCGGCACGCCCGACACGGACCCGCTGGCCGCACAGGCCGTCGCGGACGCCCCGCCGGAGGCCCAGGCGCCGCCGGTGCCCGCCGCCTACCCGTCCTGGTGGCGGGACCCCATCGTCAAGGACGGCACCCACGTGGGCGGCACCGGCTATCTGTGGGGCCCGAAAGACTCCCGCGAGCGGGACATCGCCGCGGCCGTCAACATCAGCCTCGGCACCACATGGGCCGACCGCCAGGACATACGCACCCCGCCCACGCGGTCGCCGCAACGGCGCGGCCCCCGAGGGATCGGCGGCCGGGTCTTCGTCCTCGCCCTCCTGGCCGGCGTACTCGGCACCGGGACGACGTGGGAGGACCAGGCACTCGGCACCAGCCTGCAGAACGGTCTGGCCTACGCGCTCGCCGTGCTCGGTGTCGGCATCGCGATCAGCGCGTTCCGGGGGCGCACCGGCGCGGGGTCGATCTTCGTGGCGATCATCACGGCGGGCCTGCTGGCCGGCTCGGCCACGCTGCCCAAGAACATCGACACGCACTGGATGCGCACGACGTGGCGGCCCGCCGCGGAGGCGGACCTGCAGCGGAAGTACAGCCTGGGCACCGGCGTCGGGACCCTGGATCTGACCCGGCTGCGGCTCGCCGGGGGGCAGACGCTGCTGGAGTCGGAGGTCGAGGTGGGCGTGGGCCGGGTGCGGGTGATCGTGCCCCCGAACGTCACGGTGAAGCTGCAGATCGACGTGGGGGTGGGCGACATCCAGTTGCCGGGTGACAAGGAGAAGGACGTGGACGTGGCACCGGGCAGGTACAAGCAGCTGACCCTGGCACCGGACCCCGGTGACAGGAACACCGGCACGATCGACCTCGACCTCCAGGTGGGCGTGGGACAGGCGGAGGTGAGCCGTGCAGCGTCATGA
- a CDS encoding PspC domain-containing protein, which translates to MPEAATAPLVEPRPPRKLYRSSDGRWLGGVARGLAGHLGLPVIWVRLVFVGLFMADGLGALLYAAFWFFVPLGVGGVGGQKPPSLVTTETFSDGRRRLVARRPDKGQIVALLLMVVVAMVFVGNVNLGNGAKAYLWPIVLVGAGVALVWRQADNARRARWVEAGRRRRTLTLLRAGAGVLLVTAGASGIFVLQGSAAHLGSVLQAALAVLVGITLLAGPYLVRMTQDLSEERLMRIRAQERAEVAAHVHDSVLHTLTLIQRNAENAGEVRRLARAQERDLRTWLYKPEGTGKDEADEPTTLADAVRRNAAEVEDKHGVPIEVVVVGDCPLDDRIGAQMQAAREAMVNAAKYGGEGGAVQVFAEVEGKTVFVSVRDRGPGFDLDSIPADRMGVRESIIGRMERNGGTARLRAVPDGGTEVELEMERAETS; encoded by the coding sequence ATGCCGGAAGCCGCAACAGCGCCCCTCGTCGAACCGCGGCCGCCGCGCAAGCTCTACCGCAGCAGTGACGGACGCTGGCTCGGTGGCGTGGCGCGGGGGCTCGCCGGTCACCTCGGGCTGCCCGTGATCTGGGTGCGGCTGGTCTTCGTCGGCCTGTTCATGGCGGACGGCCTCGGCGCCCTGCTGTACGCCGCGTTCTGGTTCTTCGTACCCCTCGGCGTCGGCGGCGTCGGCGGTCAGAAGCCGCCGTCCCTCGTCACCACCGAGACCTTCTCGGACGGCCGCCGCAGACTCGTCGCCCGCAGGCCGGACAAGGGCCAGATCGTGGCCCTGCTCCTCATGGTCGTCGTGGCCATGGTCTTCGTGGGCAACGTCAATCTCGGCAACGGTGCGAAGGCCTACCTCTGGCCGATCGTTCTGGTCGGCGCGGGCGTCGCCCTGGTCTGGCGCCAGGCGGACAACGCCCGCAGGGCCCGCTGGGTGGAGGCCGGCCGCCGTCGGCGCACGCTCACCCTGCTGCGCGCGGGCGCCGGTGTCCTGCTCGTCACCGCCGGCGCGTCCGGCATCTTCGTCCTACAGGGCTCCGCCGCCCACCTCGGCTCGGTCCTCCAGGCGGCCCTCGCGGTCCTCGTCGGGATAACGCTCCTCGCCGGCCCGTATCTCGTGCGCATGACCCAGGACCTCTCCGAGGAGCGCCTGATGCGTATCCGTGCCCAGGAGCGCGCCGAGGTGGCCGCGCACGTCCACGACTCGGTGCTGCACACCCTGACGCTGATCCAGCGCAACGCGGAGAACGCGGGCGAGGTGCGCCGCCTGGCCCGCGCCCAGGAGCGCGACCTGCGCACCTGGCTCTACAAACCCGAGGGCACCGGCAAGGACGAGGCCGACGAGCCCACCACCCTGGCCGACGCGGTGCGGCGCAACGCGGCGGAGGTCGAGGACAAGCACGGCGTCCCCATCGAGGTCGTGGTCGTCGGCGACTGCCCCCTCGACGACAGAATCGGCGCACAGATGCAGGCCGCACGCGAAGCAATGGTGAACGCGGCGAAGTACGGTGGCGAGGGCGGCGCCGTCCAGGTCTTCGCCGAAGTCGAGGGAAAGACGGTCTTCGTGTCCGTCCGCGACCGCGGCCCCGGCTTCGACCTCGACTCGATACCCGCCGACCGTATGGGCGTCAGAGAATCGATCATCGGCCGCATGGAGCGCAACGGGGGCACGGCGCGACTGCGCGCGGTGCCGGACGGCGGCACGGAGGTCGAGCTGGAGATGGAGAGGGCGGAGACGTCATGA
- a CDS encoding response regulator transcription factor, with product MSDSTEENGTAGAAEASGAGADTRHVRVVLVDDHRMFRTGVQAEIGRTEQTGVEVVGEAADVDQAVTVITATRPEVVLLDVHLPGGGGVEVLRRCAPLMADAEQPVRFLALSVSDAAEDVIGVIRGGARGYVTKTITGTDLVNSVFRVQEGDAVFSPRLAGFVLDAFASTDAPPIDEDLDRLTQREREVLRLIARGYAYKEIAKQLFISVKTVESHVSAVLRKLQLSNRHELTRWATARRLV from the coding sequence ATGAGCGACTCGACCGAGGAGAACGGCACGGCGGGAGCGGCGGAGGCCTCCGGCGCGGGTGCGGACACGCGGCACGTGCGCGTGGTCCTCGTCGACGACCACCGCATGTTCCGTACGGGCGTCCAGGCCGAGATCGGCCGGACCGAGCAGACCGGCGTCGAGGTCGTCGGCGAGGCCGCGGACGTCGACCAGGCGGTCACGGTCATCACCGCGACCCGCCCCGAGGTGGTCCTCCTCGACGTCCACCTCCCGGGCGGCGGCGGCGTCGAAGTCCTGCGCCGCTGCGCCCCGTTGATGGCCGACGCCGAACAGCCCGTCCGCTTCCTCGCGCTGTCCGTGTCGGACGCGGCGGAGGACGTGATCGGGGTGATCCGCGGCGGCGCGCGGGGCTATGTCACGAAGACGATCACCGGAACGGATCTCGTCAACTCCGTCTTCCGCGTCCAGGAGGGCGACGCCGTCTTCTCCCCACGACTGGCCGGCTTCGTCCTGGACGCCTTCGCCTCCACCGACGCCCCACCGATCGACGAGGACCTCGACCGACTCACCCAGCGCGAACGCGAGGTCCTGCGCCTGATCGCCCGCGGCTACGCCTACAAGGAGATCGCCAAGCAGCTCTTCATCTCCGTCAAGACGGTCGAGTCCCACGTCTCGGCGGTCCTGCGCAAGCTCCAGCTGTCGAACCGGCACGAGCTGACTCGGTGGGCTACGGCTCGGCGGCTGGTGTGA
- a CDS encoding alpha/beta hydrolase, which translates to MVEVRHHYATVRGHRVFYREAGAREAPTLVLLHGYPSSSRMFRHLIPALADRFHVIAPDHLGFGNSDVPSVDAFPYTFDSLTDITEALLAQLDVTRYAVYVQDYGAPIGWRLALRTPDVITAVITQNGNAYEDGFVPEFWKPVWAYCENPGPQTEPAVRTALSLDAIRWQYLHGVDRPELVDPDTWAADHHEVSRPGNDLVQLALFRDYASNPPLYPQVHAYFRERQVPLLAVWGAGDEIFGPDGARAFTRDLPDAEIHLVPGGGHFLLESHLDTVAGYVRGFLTVAASPA; encoded by the coding sequence ATGGTTGAGGTCCGCCACCACTACGCGACAGTGCGGGGACATCGCGTCTTCTACCGCGAGGCAGGAGCCCGCGAGGCGCCCACGCTCGTACTCCTGCACGGATACCCCTCCAGTTCGCGCATGTTCCGCCATCTCATTCCGGCTCTGGCCGATCGATTTCACGTCATCGCCCCCGACCACCTCGGCTTCGGCAACTCCGATGTCCCGTCCGTGGACGCGTTCCCTTACACCTTCGACTCCCTGACCGACATCACCGAGGCCCTTCTGGCCCAGCTCGACGTCACGCGCTACGCCGTGTACGTCCAGGACTACGGCGCACCCATCGGCTGGCGGCTGGCCCTGCGCACCCCGGACGTGATCACCGCGGTGATCACGCAGAACGGCAACGCCTACGAGGACGGCTTCGTACCGGAGTTCTGGAAGCCGGTGTGGGCGTACTGCGAGAACCCGGGGCCTCAGACGGAACCCGCCGTCCGTACCGCCCTCTCCCTCGACGCCATCCGCTGGCAGTACCTGCACGGCGTGGACCGACCCGAGCTGGTCGATCCCGACACCTGGGCCGCTGACCACCACGAGGTCAGCCGGCCAGGCAACGACCTCGTGCAGCTCGCCCTGTTTCGCGACTACGCCAGCAATCCACCCCTCTACCCCCAGGTGCACGCCTACTTTCGGGAACGCCAGGTTCCCCTCCTCGCGGTCTGGGGTGCGGGCGACGAGATCTTCGGCCCGGACGGCGCACGCGCCTTCACAAGGGACCTGCCGGACGCGGAGATTCACCTGGTCCCCGGAGGTGGACACTTCCTGCTCGAAAGCCACCTGGACACCGTGGCCGGGTATGTTCGCGGGTTCCTGACCGTCGCCGCATCACCGGCGTGA
- a CDS encoding CGNR zinc finger domain-containing protein, whose amino-acid sequence MLDDQALMQALNSTPVADGRRQDLWRDDHEVDTWARERGGLGGDEERRWLRTARDALQAVESGASAEPRLRRVLAGVRKVPQPSASGIEWQLEVPPERRLAVELVLAWADVKERMPGRLRPCGNPECRLFLLDRSRANTARWCSMKTCGNRLKARRHQARAQETPRPE is encoded by the coding sequence GTGCTGGACGACCAGGCCCTGATGCAGGCGCTGAACAGCACCCCCGTCGCGGATGGCCGACGCCAGGACCTGTGGCGTGACGACCATGAGGTGGACACGTGGGCGCGGGAGCGCGGGGGGCTGGGCGGCGACGAGGAGCGCCGGTGGCTGCGCACCGCCCGGGACGCGCTCCAGGCGGTGGAGTCGGGGGCGTCGGCGGAGCCCCGTCTGCGTCGAGTCCTCGCAGGCGTTCGCAAGGTCCCGCAGCCCAGCGCGTCGGGCATCGAGTGGCAACTGGAGGTGCCGCCGGAGCGCAGGCTCGCCGTGGAACTCGTCCTCGCGTGGGCGGACGTCAAAGAGCGCATGCCCGGCCGTCTGCGGCCGTGCGGGAACCCTGAATGCCGCCTCTTCCTTTTGGACCGCAGCCGTGCCAACACCGCACGGTGGTGCTCGATGAAGACCTGCGGAAACCGGCTCAAGGCCCGCCGGCACCAGGCTCGGGCACAGGAGACCCCACGCCCCGAGTAG